Within Carassius gibelio isolate Cgi1373 ecotype wild population from Czech Republic chromosome A16, carGib1.2-hapl.c, whole genome shotgun sequence, the genomic segment AGTATTTTGCAATAATATTctatgaaaatgaaagaaaatataaagattttatttttaatggcaaATAAGGTTGAGTATGTTCAAGTACCACTTGTAACTGATTACAAATATAAAAGTCAAGGGGACAAAAGTTTGTGGGATAAAAGGGAAAGTGCATTTAACAATTGACAGCAACTTTACAAACACGTACAAACTGCCCTCAGCATCAAGCTTGTTATTTGTACTCCAAAGATTCGTGAAAGGTCTCGAAATGTGCTTTTAAAATGTTGGGAGTTCCTGGTGTACTCAACACAAGGCCTCGAGATCTCCAGATGGGAATTCACCCAGGAAATCTCGAATCGGTGCTGTCAGAAATGTTCCCAGACTCCTTCACGTGTCAAATCCATGGAAAAGTGTCAAGcccacaatatttatatttattttgtcgtTGGAGAACCGGAATGCCAGTAGCCACAATAGATTGTGGGCTGTGATCTTGCGTGTTCGTTCTAGTTCTTGACAGCTTTAAGACGTAATAAACGTGAGCCCAAGAGACAAACAGGCCAGGTAAGGGTGATGGAGAAAAGTGTCACTACAGCACCAGTTAAACACAAATGatagtatatatttataactatCTATACGCATATCTATACTCGATTTAATGCTAAAACAACCCGAAAATACTCATCTAAAAACCAATCTCAATACTAGTGCAAAAGGTTTCGTGCTTGTTGGATGAGACCCAATAGCCTTATGTCAGGCGCCCCAAATAATTGTGTATTCGCCCCCTTGTATTTGACGTGAAACGCGATGAAACATTTAACCTCCGTACATTCAATATTGGACTAACCAGCCAGTAACTACACGCATCTGTAATACAAAAGTGCAATATAACAGCTTGTATTGATTTTATACACTAGGTACAAAGAGTATTGAAGTATTAGGAACATCTGATATAAAAGGAGATCTGGAGGAATGTCTGGTCTGCTTAGGAGCGGCCGCTGGAGAGGGGGACCAGGGCATTGCTCTTGTTTCTGGGGCTTCGTTTTGCTGGTGTCTTGCTGGGGCCAACGGCTTTCTGCTTCACTCCACCGTTCTCCAATGCTCTGCCACACACTTGATTTACCAGACTGTTGATCTGCTCCTGCGCAAAATAGGGTGGGATGCTTAAAGTTTTTATGATTCTGTTTCttacatttgtcaaaaaaaaagtaaagggtGTACAGATAATGCAAttccaaactatatatatatatatatactggtatTTTATATACACTTGCTGTAGACGTTCAAGTACCTCAGTGTAACGAAACATCATCTTGAGGCCACGAGGGGACCTGCGCTTCTGGATGTATCGGAAAGCACATTCCAGACAGAAAACCACATTGTCACTCTCGTGAACAACCTGTCGAAGAAGAGACCGGGAGAGTACAGCATATGCTAATATATTATAGCATAGCTAGGCCAATTAGCCTGGGGAAATCGCAGTTGAAGTGATGGGTGTTATAGTAAATTTACCATGGAGAGGTAACACAGATGCTGACACACTTGGCAGCGTCTGTCAGCCGTGTCTTCTGTGAATCTCGAGCGCTGCTGCTTCTTCGTGTCCGCTTGAGACTCGCAGTGTGTGCCGTAGCGCGCAGACAGACGGAGCCCGGCCTCGAACAGATCCCTGCGCTGGCGAATCTCCGCATCCCTGAAAACCCACGGAACAGGAATTTGACCCAACATTCATTTGGTATATTACCAATATGGTTGGCTACTTGACAAATTGCTTTTGTTACTCTTtcgtaagtcgctttagataaaagcactGGTTAAATGCAGACATGTAAATGATATAATGAATCTGCTGCTCCATATCCCCTTCCTCTATAATATCCTCACTTCAAATAACCTCAATCAACATGCAATTGGCAAAACCCCTGAGTTTGGGTGAGTTTCTGGCCATGAAACTCAATAAACGAGTCCAAACCAGCCTCAGCACAGACCTGAGATCTTTGATTAGACTGGAGACTGCGTTCATGAGCTGCTTGTTGTCCCGCTCACATGTTGTGATCTGGTAGAGCAGTTTCTCTGTGGAGAAAGGCTCCTCTATACGACGCTGTTTAAGGTCCTGCAAGACAAACACGACACACACGCACGCGTGAAAGCGCCATACTCCCACAGGAAACAGGCAAAGCCCCAATCACAAAAATACAGCTCTATTTGAGTTAAACCAAGCGCAGTTCCTGCTGGCTTTGTCTGTCCCCGCGTCGAGTCTCTCACCTTAGCTGCCTCGTAGCCCATTTTCATCCACTGGGGGCTGGCGAAGTGCACTGTCTCCGAGACACTGTAGCCACAACACACCTTAGACACAAAGGTCCCTGGGAAACATACCATGAACTGACCACTCTGTTGCACAGTCCGGTACACTTTCACCCCTTTTCGATGGAGCACCTCTGGAGAAATCTGTCATGAGGATAACATCACATAAAAACCACATTCTCCTTcaatggggtccagtgttgttttgggccTTTTTTACCgttattatatggacaaaaagagtttttccacagaagaaagagatTTGATGTGAGGTGAGTAACTAATGACAAAATGAACTATCCATTTTAGAGAAACCTGTTCCTAACTCACCATTATGTTCCTCTCCAGCATCTCTAGCCCTGGAGTGCCATTAGCCTGTAGCAGTGTGTGTACAACTTTGTCAAGTTTTGATTTCTCTTCAGCTGGAATACAGTACCTGAGGATGAGAGAGACACATTTATTAGGGGACATGCCATTCGGGTTCAGTTTATCGCAGCTAACAGTCTCTTTAAACTCTTACCAAATGCAGTCAGCACCAGTGTGTAGGTAATCGATATACGGAAGGCTGTTCTGGTCCCGACACCAGCATGAGGTAGAAAAGACCATGCCTATGTTCAGCCAGGGGATGGTCACTCCTtcatacaaacacaaacagatgAACGCTTAGAGCTGCACAGATCGGTGCACAAATATACACATCATTCCTAATCATCTAGCATGGGATTCTGATTGAGCTCTTGATCATTAAAGTGTTTTATTGTATGCATAAAAGTTTCGTTTTCCAAAACCATTACCTGGCACAGCACCAAGATGACGTAAGATGGATCCTGAGTTATTAGACAGGACAGTAAGATTCCATCCATGCCTTGAGAGCGAAAAGAAATCAAAGTTACCGACTAAAAATAATGCGCAAAAACAGGGTTAAATAAAACCCTGTCTTCTAcaagtaacactgtacaataaggtCGCATATACTATTAAAGCATTTTTGCATTTCAGTTATAGTATTGATTGGTATTATATTTATAACAGAGtttataaatgtcaataaaaatgtaaatgatgtttATTTGTACATATACAACTAGGGATGTAGAATATCAGCCAATATCGGATAGTTAATCGTGCCTGCTTATTTCCTGTGTTTTTACAccaagttaatatttaaaaacacttatTACAATAATGCATTCATATTTGAGAAATTGCACAGGCAAAAAAAGATCCATTGTCTGTTGTCAACAGTGTAGCGATGTATAACGCAAAGCTCACGCAGACGTCATTGTCAAAGCAAGCAGCTTCTTGTTGGTCAACGTGGTGAATCTGAGTGACCAACTTCAACCCGTTGGGAAATCTGTGTGTGGAAATCTTTCACCCTCACACAAAATTTCATATCATGAATCCTATTAAAATTACTGGATTTGATGgcagtcaatggctaccatcaacagttcggttaccaacattcatcaaaatacctttttttttgtgttcagcagaagaaagaaactcatacaggattGGAACAAATGGAAGGagggtaaattatgacagaattttcaatggcccatttttgggtgaactatccctttaaaaccctTACTTTGAAAATGGCTCAGATTTGCCCACAGGAAATCCACTCCCATGAGTCTTTGTATCAACCCTCCCACAGTGCACAGCAACATGGCATTCCTTTTCCTCAACCAATCTCCAGTACTCCCTCTGTAAAAGTGAAAAGACATGACAGTGAACATGATTAAAAACAACATCACTTATTTCTGCACATGATGAAAACAGCTTGTCAACATGAAGATGTACCTCAACTTCAGCAGTGTCTGGCTCTTTGCTGAAGCACATGTTCATAGTATTCCTGGCTGCCCTGAAGAACGTCGTCAGAGAGAACGACTTTCCCTGTGAAAGATGGACAAACAATGATGCTTCAAAAATACCATGTTCATAAATGTAATTCCAAACAATCGAACAAAAATACCCTGTAAATGCACTTGTGATGGTCATTTATCACCCCTTCTTCCTCCCCTCTCTTCCCTAGTCTTCTCTGCCGGGTGGTCTTTGCCGTGGGGTCCAGCTCTCTGAGGTGCTCACGTGCTCCACTTCGGTGCAACGCTCCATTCACAAGCCCATTTTTGGGCTCAGAGCGTGGAAGCAGCAGAGCGGCATGCTGGGATATGTCTCCCTGGCCCTCTAGAGGCCCACTTCTTTTCTCCAGGGCTTCTTTCTCTGCCAGCACTTCCTTCTCCAGCTGGGCCCTTTGGGCTGGGGACAGGGAGTCGTAGGAGAGCAGATATTGGCAGTATGCCTCCTGGAGCTTGGCCAGCCGATCTTGAGCCGAGCGCGGGATGCCCAGCAGATCGGCGAGACGGCCCCACGACTTCAGGTCTGTCACCTGCTGCATTCCCCCCATTTCATTGAGGATCTGGAAGAATCTGGCCAGGTCCAGTTCACAGCCACCTAAAAGGATGCAAAAAGAATGCAAATAAATAACTGCGTTGCTGAAAATGATGTAATGggtatgaatataaaatatgttgGACCTATGACCAGTATAAAGAAAGCTTCTTTGAAACTGTAGCTTCTGCTTTACAATCTAAAGCACTGCAGTCAAGCTAGTGACAACGTAGTTTCATAGCAAGgtaaacatttgtaaaatgaatgtaatattatatataaacaatattttgtttataaaacgTATAAAGATAaataagagtaaaaaataaaatacaacaattaaaataaaaaaatagtgattattttgaagaatattttgcTATAACTGACTTTTATTTACTCGCCAGCACTGTCTCTGACTGTTAATTATGCCCTCAAAACACTGTTTTTCTGTTCAGCACTTTTTACCTATAAGTGGAGGCTCTTCCATATTAATGCCTTGTGTCTGCAGGTGTCTCCTGATGCAGGCCAGTTGCTGTACATTCGGGCCCCAGCGTCTACCCAGCTTGTGCACATGCTGCACGTACGAGACAAAGCGCATCTCCTCTTTAAGCTTACACTCGGGACGCCAATCCGCTGGTGGAACAACCCGGTACAACCCATACGCCTCCGCTTGCCCCCGCATAAACTCCATATAAATCAGTGGGTCATGGAACTCGCGTGTGCTGGGATAGAAAACAGGAACATCCATGGCCTCCGTGTTGCGCCGGCCTCGCTCTTTAGGCCCCGCTTGGATGAGGGGCTCAGTGGTATTAGAAGGATTGCCTTGTTTTAGTGAATTGCTTGTTTTGGGGATCTCTGATATTTGGGGGGAGTTGGCTGGTTTTAAAATGTCTCGTGTTGAGGTAGTGGGGCTGTTCTTGGCTTTACAGTGCATCTGTTTGGTGAACATGAGCTTCCCCGCTGAGGTCCGTTTGGGCCGTTGCGATCCTGCCACCTGGGGTCTCACCGGCGTCTCCTGAGCTGCTTTCCTACTCTGCCTCTCCAAGGGAACCACTTGTACTTTGAGCCTCTTAACCTCGACCTCTGCTCCGGTCAGACTAACCCCGGCTAAATCCAACCGCCTCTTTGACGGTCTCAGTCCATTTCGTCTGTGTGGGAAAGTGTCCGTCCCACACAGCCTCCCAGGGGTTGCTGGTGATAGCACCTGTTTTTGCATCTTGGCGTGGCTGATTTGGGCTTTTCCTGAGTTGGAGTGCTGAgggtgtgtgtgggtgcgtgtgCTCAGGCTGAGCTTGGCCTCTTTGAGCAGTCTGGCTTTGGTGTAAGTCACGTGGCCCTTGGGGTATTTCACAGCTTTGGTCGGTGGAGTGCGGAGGTCTCTCGTCTTCCTAGAACTGACAGCGGATGCTCCCGATGTTCCATTCACTTTGGAGGGCTGAGGGATgacaaaaatgatttgatttgttatttcatttatttacactCGAAAACTGAATATATAGTAAACACAACATTCAAGCTGCTGTCACTTCAATCTTTTTAATCAAGTTTAAAACACATATAACAAGCTATAACATACATCATCATATGTTTATACTATACACTTATCTAAAGCAACTTAAATCACAAGCTTTTTATCTGAAAAATCCAAATTCTTTTCGATTTTATCAGTATACGCATTGCTCAGGAATTAAAAACTATGATCCGGCTGCAATAATCTGTGCCACAGTAAACACTGCAGTTCTGCAGTGTTTGCTTTACTTTTACGGATGACATGTGGTTTAAAGGCAAGGACTGGGTGTGGTGATGTCAAGAAGAAGCAAACACAACTTCCTCAAACTGAATGCATAACATTGACCTCCAATTATTCACTCTCAAAGAGACCATATTCTTCCACTAGGGGGCTCAGTGGAGCCGTTCCTTCTTTTTTTCAGGGAGCTCTTGCACGTGACCTGGGCCATGTACTATGATTGTTCCATTTGCATTGATGGGGGATGGGAGACGATTAATTTGACTCAAAAACCAAAGTTCTTGACCGAAACTACAACAGATCAAGAAATAATCCCCCACATGGAGGCAGTTCATGTTTACAAAAAACTGGACCCAGTACGTGGTACTTGCACACCCCACTGGATTTGactgtgtgtggagagagagggGGGTTGGGTGGAGGAGAGATGACATCATGTGTTGCTATAGACCTGCTGCAGGATAGTACGGATAGGGTAAAGCTAAACGTATGCTACTCTTCCAGCCCATAGCACGCTCTGGCAGAAAAAGCAGGACCAACATATATGGATCCTATTTAGTCTCTGTTATCCTACTGTACTGGGCTGACTGAATTAGCAAAGAGTATGCAGAGGCAAATGATACTGTATTAGAAAAGATTGTTCTAATAGATAATGCTTTATGTAGAGATGGCACACAGTATTTCATGAAAGTGGAAAATGTTTTGCTTTTCAATTATTCATCATTCATTGATAGTAAAGGTTATTCAGAGCAGCTAAACATATATTGAGGTGTATAACAGCAACAAATatcagcatataaaaataaatcttactgtaATAGGACAGTCTGTTATAAAATATCTTGCAGTAAGCTGGCTTTGTAGCTCTTACAGTATAAACAGGGGCGtcagactgggggtaaaaccagcaCTGATTATTAGGGCCCCAAaagaagagagggcccttgaaaagtctggaatatattttattttacctggatattttaatgggggggggggggcatgggggcccttcaggactgcctatgcatagggcctgggagtataaataattcaaaaatctttctgaaagtaatttcattttcagcatttatacATCTGATTCCCTGtgaaataatgcttttttcatttgtaaattcTTTCCTGTTTTTTGTCGTCACCACAGATTTTAtcgtttgttttttgttttgtttttggttggTCTGGAGGTAACAAAAGCCATTTCTAAACCCAATATACATCCTACTGCATTATGGATGAgcaaatttaattttatgttcATCAGGGActcacttaaagctgcggtagggaacttttgatgctctagcggttcataaacagaactgcttgcgtcttgcggaagaacatcatagccggaactacttttctctgtttatgtctatgaagaatcacaaaggtactgggttactccgccgcggtacccccgaagcaatctaaaatagtccgaatataaacacttattataggtgcactctagtgattcaggacaggctaaaaacacggtttggaaaatggattcatggtgtactcacttattatatacatttttctacattttgaacacaaacaaagttacggaccgcagctctgattggttgatttcttaccgggagcggtctgtaactgcaaatggcaataggacactaggaggagccagaggagcttgatttttttcacagattatctgtctcatattctactgtcaggacataatgacaggtttaatcagagatgggaccaagtcacacatgtgcaagtctcaagtaagtctcaagtcttaaccttcaagtctcaagtaagtcccaagtatttttttcttgggcaagtcaagtcaagtcaagtcacaagctatgtcaagtcaagtccgagtcaagtcaccttaatattgttattttacctgcagaatctgatcttaataaagttaaaagacaagatataagtaactgtcagtaaattaaaataatttggatttgcattgtaaatactcatgttcagtaaaatacataatggaatcaaacaaaattgtaacttcttaaaattatttatttttcacttctgccaatagtgtttgaaatgttttacattttcaacatggagtccataaaacaaataacagctaaacatccaacagactcctctctgaacacctctctctctctctctctctcaaacacagtttacatacaacattaaactgttacatttctcctctctctctttcacaaacacacacacacactctctctctctctctctctctctctctctctcacacacacacacacacacaaactctctctctctcagtatagaatataaatatgacgtattttcagttgtttcatactttttttgttatgtacagtacagaccaaaagtttggacacaccttctcattcaaagagttttctttattttcatgactatgaaaattgtagattcacactgaaggcttcaaaactatgaattaacacatgtggaattatatatggaattatatacataacacaaaagtgtgaaacaaccaaaaatatgtaatattcttggttcttcaaagtagccaatttttgctttgattactgctttgcacactcttggcattctcttgatgagcttcaagaggtagtcacctgaaatggtcttccaacagtcttgaaggagttccccgagagatgcttagcacttgttggcccttatgccttctgtctgtggtccagctcacccctaaaccatctcgattgggttcaggtccagtgactgtggaggccaggtcatctggagcagcaccccatcactctccttcttgctcaaatagcccttgatgccttcagtgtgactcgacaattttcatattcatgaaaataaagaaaactctttgaatgaggtgtgtccaaacttttggtctgtagcctactgtacataacaaaaacgtatgaaacaacttaaaatatttatattctgtactgtatatatatatatatatatatatgcacttctcatgattgggtaatcgcggcagctacattagtttttctgattaattgttttgctctatgagaaagaaaatgtaacaaaatattcggggcttatgcctccttagcccagccctagcgccgcccctggaatgcgtttttttgacggcctgctagcggatcattaggggccgttcacatcacgtctcataatggaagcaacgcgcgcgcgtcgcaccgcatcgagttaaaaacatctaaacttttcagaatgccgcaagcgcactgcgggtcat encodes:
- the LOC128030680 gene encoding protein Jumonji-like, with translation MSRERPKRNIIQKKFDDNDGIPWSEERVVRRVLYLSLKEFKTSQKSKVENGTGIVNGSFVNGHLNGSGAKAGLFAGSCKSDRTHAVQSKDCSHEYSTEGPVRKRPRLQAQRKFAQSHPCSPSATPLKMLEAVPPSPAMLNHLTRRKPKTEDFLTFLCLRGSAALPSNMTYFGSAKDDEDLDEEEDEEEEEDSASNATSSCQSTPRRSKGPNKCIANGHVFNGHKQTAEENESSLRARGRDGVHGKEKNTVASARTSTTHNLRPNRAVQEQKQQPSKVNGTSGASAVSSRKTRDLRTPPTKAVKYPKGHVTYTKARLLKEAKLSLSTRTHTHPQHSNSGKAQISHAKMQKQVLSPATPGRLCGTDTFPHRRNGLRPSKRRLDLAGVSLTGAEVEVKRLKVQVVPLERQSRKAAQETPVRPQVAGSQRPKRTSAGKLMFTKQMHCKAKNSPTTSTRDILKPANSPQISEIPKTSNSLKQGNPSNTTEPLIQAGPKERGRRNTEAMDVPVFYPSTREFHDPLIYMEFMRGQAEAYGLYRVVPPADWRPECKLKEEMRFVSYVQHVHKLGRRWGPNVQQLACIRRHLQTQGINMEEPPLIGGCELDLARFFQILNEMGGMQQVTDLKSWGRLADLLGIPRSAQDRLAKLQEAYCQYLLSYDSLSPAQRAQLEKEVLAEKEALEKRSGPLEGQGDISQHAALLLPRSEPKNGLVNGALHRSGAREHLRELDPTAKTTRQRRLGKRGEEEGVINDHHKCIYRGKSFSLTTFFRAARNTMNMCFSKEPDTAEVEREYWRLVEEKECHVAVHCGRVDTKTHGSGFPVGKSEPFSKHGWNLTVLSNNSGSILRHLGAVPGVTIPWLNIGMVFSTSCWCRDQNSLPYIDYLHTGADCIWYCIPAEEKSKLDKVVHTLLQANGTPGLEMLERNIMISPEVLHRKGVKVYRTVQQSGQFMVCFPGTFVSKVCCGYSVSETVHFASPQWMKMGYEAAKDLKQRRIEEPFSTEKLLYQITTCERDNKQLMNAVSSLIKDLRDAEIRQRRDLFEAGLRLSARYGTHCESQADTKKQQRSRFTEDTADRRCQVCQHLCYLSMVVHESDNVVFCLECAFRYIQKRRSPRGLKMMFRYTEEQINSLVNQVCGRALENGGVKQKAVGPSKTPAKRSPRNKSNALVPLSSGRS